Proteins from a genomic interval of Ictalurus furcatus strain D&B chromosome 2, Billie_1.0, whole genome shotgun sequence:
- the gosr2 gene encoding Golgi SNAP receptor complex member 2, which yields METLYHQTKHQIEEIQSYMGRLKTTEQQSVHLVENELQARIEQVFTHLERLMILAGKEPPNRRQNAKQRVEQLKYDVQHLQSALRNFQQGRYTREAQEREREELMSRTFTTNDADTSIPIDETLQFTSSLHSAHRGMDDLLGSGSSILNGLRDQRSTLKGTHKKMLDVANMLGLSNTVMRLIEKRASQDKFIMVGGMLITCVFMFLVVKYLS from the exons ATGGAGACCCTTTACCACCAGACTAAACA TCAAATCGAGGAGATCCAGTCCTATATGGGGCGACTGAAGACGACCGAGCAGCAGTCGGTGCACC TGGTCGAAAACGAACTGCAGGCCAGAATCGAGCAGGTCTTCACTCATCTGGAACGCCTCATGATCCTCGCCGGGAAAGAACCTCCGAACCGCCGTCAGAACGCCAAACA GCGTGTGGAGCAGCTGAAGTATGACGTGCAGCATTTGCAGTCAGCCCTGAGGAACTTCCAGCAGGGACGATACACACGCGAGGCTcaggagagggaaagggaggAGCTCATGAGTCGCACTTTCACCACCAAT GATGCAGATACTTCCATCCCCATAGATGAGACTCTTCAGTTCACTTCCAGCCTGCACAGCGCACACAGAGGCATGGACGACCTTCTCGGCTCCGGCTCGAGCATCCTCAACGGTCTCCGTGACCAGAGAAGCACGCTTaag GGTACCCATAAGAAGATGCTGGACGTGGCCAACATGTTGGGGTTGTCCAACACGGTGATGCGTCTGATCGAGAAACGAGCCAGTCAGGATAAGTTCATCATGGTGGGCGGGATGCTGATCACCTGCGTCTTCATGTTCCTGGTAGTCAAATATCTGAGCTGA